One window from the genome of Periophthalmus magnuspinnatus isolate fPerMag1 chromosome 18, fPerMag1.2.pri, whole genome shotgun sequence encodes:
- the ccs gene encoding copper chaperone for superoxide dismutase — protein MAAPVRNSRFLSFFRKVGSCFLNSIVITQAAATVVRMDSERTAKLEFTVQMTCESCANKVRGALEGKPGVKSVHVDVQSEAVLVETVLTSAEVQALIESTGRRAVLKGIGGSQQDLGAAVAMLFGSGVQGVVRFLQLSPERCLIDGSIDGLQPGAHGLHVHALGDLTLDCLSCGEHYNPFGQQHGGPGDSERHVGDLGNIVASEDGKASFRLEDDQLKVWDVIGRSLVVDAGEDDLGRGSHPLSKLTGNSGERLACGIIARSAGLFENPKRICACDGVTLWEERDRPIAGKGRNKANMDTPAAHL, from the exons ATGGCGGCGCCCGTCAGAAATAGCCGCTTCCTCTCATTTTTTCGCAAAGTGGGAAGTTGTTTTCTCAACTCGATTGTCATAACCCAGGCGGCCGCGACAGTGGTCAGAATGGACTCGGAGAGGACAGCCAAG TTGGAGTTTACTGTGCAGATGACATGTGAAAGCTGCGCAAATAAAGTTAGGGGTGCACTGGAGGGTAAACCAG GTGTGAAGTCGGTCCATGTGGATGTGCAGTCTGAGGCTGTTCTGGTGGAGACTGTGCTGACCAGTGCAGAGGTCCAGGCGCTTATTGAGAGCACCGGCCGCAGAGCTGTACTGAAGGGCATTGGAGGGTCACAGCAAG ACCtgggggcagctgtggccatgCTGTTTGGCTCAGGAGTGCAGGGTGTGGTGCGTTTCCTGCAGCTGTCTCCAGAGCGCTGCCTCATTGATGGCTCCATCGACGGGCTGCAGCCTGGAGCCCACGGCCTCCACGTCCACGCTCTGGGGGACCTCACATTGGACTGCCTCAG TTGTGGAGAGCATTATAATCCATTTGGACAGCAGCATGGTGGACCAGGGGACTCTGAAAGG CACGTCGGAGATCTAGGAAATATTGTTGCCagtgaagatggaaaagcttCGTTTAGGCTAGAAGATGATCAACTCAAG GTGTGGGATGTGATTGGCCGGTCTTTGGTCGTGGATGCAGGAGAAGATGATTTGGGGCGGGGTTCTCATCCTCTGTCTAAACTGACAGGAAACTCAGGAGAAAG ACTGGCCTGTGGCATCATTGCTCGGTCAGCGGGTCTCTTTGAAAACCCCAAGCGGATTTGTGCGTGCGATGGAGTGACActgtgggaggagagagacaggcccATTGCAGGAAAAGGTCGAAACAAGGCCAACATGGACACACCGGCTGCTCACCTGTGA